TCCACGACGTAGCGCACGCAGGCGCCCACTCCGCCCGCCAGCACGACCAGGAGGAACAGCCCCGGTGTCATGACCTACCTCCAGGCGACGCGGCCGCTTGGGCGTGTCCCTCGATGTGACGCAGCTCGTCCTCGTCCGGCTCGTGCGGGTGCAGCCGCGCGCCCAGGGCGATGCCCGCGAGCGTCGCGAGCGCGCCGACGATCACCGTGCCGAGGGCGTACAGGACGGCGATGCCGGCGCGATCGTGGTCGAGCAAGACGGCGGTGTCGGTGGCGAGCGAGCTGTAGGTGCTCAGGCCGCCGCAGAACCCTGTGCCGATCAGCAGTTTCAGCCTGCCGGTCAGCGCCGCGCCGGGAGCGGCCCGTGCCAGTCCCTCGTACAGGTAGCCCAGGACGAACGCGCTGAGCAGGTTGACGACGGGGATGACCACGGGCACGTCGTCGACGTTCGGCACCGCGAGCGTCAGGCCCTCCCGCGCCGCTACGCCCAGGATGCCGCCCACCATGACCAGGCCGAGCCCGGACCAGCGCAACGCGGTGCGGCGGGACGTGCGGGCCGTGTGGCCGCTGTCGGAAGCCATTCTCTGAAAGTAAGCCGGAACTCCAGCGATCGCACCGGGTGGGAACGGGGCCCTAAATGCCAACGGTGTATTTATACGACCGTTCAAAATCGTCGCGCCGTGGGTATTCGGTCTCCGACCTGCGAATACGCCGAGAAGTTGTCGTCAATGGGGTTTGGCGTACCGTCGAATCAGGCACGCAGGCGGGTGCACACCATCACGAAAGGTCCCTGGACATGGATCTGACTCCGCGCGAACTGGACAAGTTGTACGTCTACCAGGTCGCGGACCTCGCACGTCGGAGGCGTGAGCGCGGCACCAAGCTGAACGTCAGCGAGGTGCAGGCCCTGGTCTCCGAGGCCATCCTCGAGGCGGCCCGCGACGGCAAGTCGGTCGCCGAGTGCATGGAGCTGGGCAAGCACGTGGTCTCGGAGCACGACTGCATGCCCGGCGTGCGCCAGCGGATCGCCTTGCTGCAGGTCGAGGCCACGTTCCCGGACGGCAGCAAGCTGGTCTCCTGTCACGACCCTGTCTCGGTGTGACCGTGTCCACGCCGCAGGCCCGGCTGGTGCTGGTCGGCGGCCATGAGAGCCGTCAGGGCGCGGATCTGGAACGTCTGCCCGCCCTCCTGCCCGGCGCCGTGGTGACCGCGCCCGGCAGGCCCTTGCACGACCGGGTGCGCGCTCTGCTGGGGTCCGCCGGGGGACCAGTCGCCGTCCTGCCGATGACGTGGGGACGCGACCCGGTGGCGGTCGCCGACACGGCGCGCACCCTGCAGTGGCTGGCGTCGGGCGACGCCCGGGGGCGGGTCGTCCTGTGCGAGCCGTTCGGCACGATCGACCACCTCGTCGCGCTGCTCCGGACCGCGGCGGCACGGACCGCGGCCGCCCAGTCGGACGCGGCCCTGGTGATAGCGGCCCCGAAGGCCGACCCGTTCGACGACGCCGAGCTGCACCGCGTCGCCCACCTGGTGCGCACCCACGGGGCGGGCCTGGAGGTCGGCGTCGCGTGCGTCGGCGCAGACCCGGACCTCGCGGCCGCCGTGGGACGCGCACGCCTCCTGGGCGCCGACAGCGTGGTGGTGGTCCCCGCCGGGTTCGCCGCCTCGAGCCCGGTGCCCGCGGCCCTCGACGGCGCGTCCTTCTACGGCCCGCTGCTGTCCGACCAGGCCGTGGCGCGGATCGTGACGGAGCGTGTGGCGGCGGCGGCGCACGGCCTCGAGCACGGGCGTGACGGCATCGCCGAGGGGCTGGAAGCCGACCACGGGCACGGCTACGCGCACTCGCACGAGGTGGTCCCGGGCTCCGGCGGCCACGGGCACCCCCATGGCCACTCGCACTCTCACGAACACCCGCACCAGCACCCGCAAGACGGTGCGACGGCATTCGCGCCCGTCGCACCGGGTCCCGCGCGTGCCGACGCGTCCGCGTCGGCACGCCAGTGACGCCGCGCGCGGCCAGCCCTACGAGTGGAGGGACACACGATGCTAGGCACCCCCAAGTACCACCACAACAACGAGGACATCGAGATCAACGCCAACCGTGCGAAGGTCACGCTGCAGGTTGCCAACACGGGGGACCGTGCCATCCAGATCGGCTCCCACTTCCACTTCTTCGAGGTCAACCGAGCACTGCGCTTCGACCGCGAGAAGGCGTACGGCATGCACCTGGACCTGCCCGCGGGCACGGGGGTGCGCATCGAGGCGGGTGACACCCGCGAGGTCACGCTGGCCGCCTACGGGGGCGGACGCCGCGTCATCGGCTTCAACAACCTGGTCGACGGCGGCCTCGACTCCCGCCAGACGCGGCTCGACGCCATGCGCCGCCTGGCGGAGGGCGAGTTCCAGAACGGGGCGCCAGCGACGCAGCCGTCCGACGCCAGCCACGAGGGGGACCACTGATGGCGATCCTGTCGCGCAAGCAGTACACCGACCTGTTCGGCCCCACGCGGGGCGACCGGGTCCACCTGGCCGACTCGAACCTCGTCATCGAGATCGAGAAGGACTACAACGAGGGGCATTACGGCGACGAGATCGTCTACGGCGGCGGCAAGACCGCGCGCGACGGCATGGGAGCCGACCCGCTCGCGACGGCCCCGCAGGGCGTGCTCGACCTCGTCATCACCAACGCGATCATCCTCGACCCGGTGCTCGGGGTGGTGAAGGGCGACATCGGCGTCAAGGACGGCAAGATCGCGGCCATCGGCAAGTCCGGCAACCCGCACCTGCAGGACGGCGTCGACCCGCGCCTCGTGGTGGGCACGGGGACGGAGTTCATCTCCGGCGAGCACCTCATCGCGACCGCCGGCGCCATCGACCCGCACGTGCACTACATCTCGCCGCAGCAGGCCGACGCCGCCATCAGCAACGGCATCACCACGCTGTTCGGCGGCGGGACCGGCCCCAGCGACGCCACGAACGGCGTGACGACGACGCCCGGCGCCTGGTACCTGCACCGCATGATCGAGGCCGCCGAGGACTCGCCGGTGAGCATGGGGTTCTACGGCAAGGGCAACGGGTCGCTGCCGGACGCGTTGATCGAGCAGATCACGGCGGGCGCCGCCGGGCTGAAGGTGCACGAGGACTTCGGCGCCACGCCCGCGGCGTTGAGCGACGCCCTGTCGGTCGCCGACGAGTACGACATCCAGGTGGCCGTCCACACCGACAGCCTCAACGAGTCGGGTTTCGTCGAGGACACGATCTCGGCGATCAACGGGCGCACGATCCACACGTTCCACACCGAGGGCGCGGGCGGTGGGCACGCCCCCGACATCATGAAGATCGCGAGCTACGGCAACGTGCTGCCGTCGTCCACGAACCCGACGCTGCCGTACACGGTCAACTCGGTGGACGAGCTGCTCGACATGGTGATGGTGTGCCACCACCTGTCGCACGACATCCCGGAGGACGTCGCGTTCGCGGACTCGCGCGTGCGCGCCGAGACCATCTCCGCGGAGACGGTGCTGCAGGACGAGGGCGTCATCTCGATGTTCTCGTCCGACTCGCAGGCGATGGGCCGTATCGGCGAGACGTTCACGCGGTGTTTCCAGACGGCGCACCACAACAAGGACAAGCGCGGCCGGCTGGCCGAGGACACCGAGCGGCACGACAACTTCCGCGTGCTGCGCTACCTGGCGAAGCTGACGATCAACCCTGCGATCACCTGCGGCATCTCGGACTACTACGGGTCGCTCGAGCCGGGGAAGCTCGCCGACATCGTGCTCTGGCCGGTGGGCTCGTTCGCGGCCAAGCCGAAGATGGTGATCAAGGGCGGCGTCATCAAGTGGGCGCTCATGGGCGATCCGAACGCGTCACTGCCGACCCCGCAGCCCGTCCTCTACCGCCCGATGTTCGGGTCGTTCGGCCGAGCGCAGCAGAGCACCCGCGTGACGTTCATGTCGCAGGCCGCGATCGACGCCGGGGTCCCCGAGCTGCTCGGGCTGCGCAGCACGGTGCTGCCCGTGCGTCGCACCCGCCAACTCGGCAAGGCGCACATGCTCCGCAACGACAAGGCGCCCGTCATCAACGTGGACCCGGAGACCTACAAGGTCACGCTCGACGGGGTGCCGGCCCACATCGAGCCGGCGAAGTCGTTGCCCATGACCCAGCTGTTCTTCCTGGCCTGAGGAGCGCCGTGCCCACCACCGACCTGCACGCGCTGCTCGTCAGCCTGCAGCTCTCGGACTCCGCGTTCCCGAGCGGCTTCTACACGATGTCGCACGGGCTGGAGGGCTTCAGCCAAGCGGGGCTGGTCGACAAGGGCGGCGTGGAGGGCCTGCTGCGGGGCCTTCTGCTGCACTCCGTGGGCCCGGGCGACGGGACAGCGCTCGCCCGGGCGCACGAGGCGGCGGCGGCGGGCGACTGGGACCGGGTGCGACAGGTCGACCACTTGCTGCACGCCACCAAGCTCAACGCCGAGATGCGCCGGGCGTCGGTCCGCAGCGGCCATCAGCTGACCGACGTGGCGGTCGCCGCCATCGGCGGGCCCGTGCTGGCGGAGTGGGCGCGGATCCTGGCGGCGAAGGAGTCGCCGGGGTGCCAGCCGGTCGCGACGGCGGTGGCGTACGCCGCCGCGGGGATCGGGACTGCCCAGGCCGTCGCGTCCGACCTGTCGGCCTTCGCGGTCAGCGTCCTGGGCGCCGCCCTGCGGCTCCGGCTCGCCGACCACCGGCAGGTCCAGGTCACGCTCCACGCGGTGGGCCCGGTCATCGCGCAGGCGGCTGAGGAGGCCGTCGCCCGGGACCTGGCGGACATGGGCGGCTGCGTCCCGATGGCGGACGTCATGTCGGCCCAGCACGAGCGCGCCGAGGCGCGTCTGTTCACGAGCTAGCGGGCGCCGGCGCAGGACGCGCAGCCGCTGGAGGAGAAGGGGAGAGCGATGAGCGAGAACGCGCTGCGGATCGGCATCGGGGGACCGGTGGGATCGGGCAAGACGGCGTTGGTGGAGGCCCTGGTGCCGCGGCTGATGGCCGTCGGCCGGCGCCCCGCCGTGATCACGAACGACATCTACACGCAGGAGGACGCCCACCACGTGCGCCGCGAGCTGGCGGGTGTGCTGGACCCCGAGCGTGTGATCGGGGTGGAGACCGGCGCGTGCCCGCACACGGCCGTGCGCGACGACCCGACGATGAACCTGGCGGTGGGCGCCGAGATGCTCGAGCGGTTCCCGGACGTCGACACGCTTCTCTACGAGTCGGGCGGCGACAACCTCACGCTCACGTTCTCCCCGGCGCTGGTCGACGTGTTCGTGTTCGTGCTCGACACGTCCGAGGGCGAGAAGATGCCGCGCAAGCGGGGTCCGGGGATCACCGACTCCGACATCCTGGTGATCAATAAGATCGACATCGCGCAGTACGTGCGCACGAACCTCGGCGTCATGGAGTCCGACGCGCACCGCGTGCGCGACGGCAAGCCCGTGGTCCTGACCAACTCGCTGACCGGCGAGGGCGTCGACGCCCTGCAGGACCAGATCCTCGCCGTGTGGGACGGCCGCCTGCAGGCCCTGGTCTCGTGATCGTGGCCTCATGAGCGCCGATGTCATGACCGAGCCGGAGGAGGCGCCCGCGTATGGCGGGCGTCGGCTCCAACCCGCGCACTACGAGCCGGAGCATGTCCCCGTGGAGGTCGCCCGGTACGCCGGCGTGCCCGACATGCTGCCCACGGGCAGTCCGGGGAAGGTGGGCATCCTCGAGCTGGCGTTCGCGCGGACCGACAACGGCACCGAGCTGGTGGCGCACTACCAGAAGTCGCCGTTGCAGATCATGCGGCCGTTGTACTACGACCCGCTGCGGCAGGACATGCCGTACGTCTATCTGATGTCGACAGGCGCCGGGATCCTGCAAGGAGACCGGTTGCGGACGGACCTGGCCTTCGGCCCTGGCACGAGCGCGCACGTCACGACGACGGCCCAGACGCGCGTGCTGCGGATGGAGCAGGACTACGCGGTGGCGCAGGTCAATATCGACGCCGCCGAGCACGCGTACCTGGAGTACCTGCCGGAGCCCGTCGTGCTGTTCCGCGACTCGCGGCTGTACCAGCGCACCAGCCTGACGGTCGCGGAGTCCGCCACGGTCGTCGTGGGCGAGACCCTCGTCGCCGGGCGGCTGGCCCGCGGCGAGCGGCACCGGTACGCGGCCCTCGCGGCGGACCTGGAGATCCGCCGGCCGGACGGCACGTGCCTTGCGGTGGACCGCGTCCGGCTCACCCCCACGGAGCAGGGCACCGGCGGCCTCGCCGTGCTCGACGACCACGACGTGCTGGCAATGCTGTACGTCGTCACCCCGCTCGCTTCCGCAGCGGACCTGGCCGATCTGCTGCACGCCGAGCTGGCCGGCGCCGAGGACGTGGTGCTGGGCGTCAGCGCCCTGCCCGGGGAGGTCGGTGTCTGGGTGCGGATCCTCGGGGACGCCACGACGCCCGTCGCGCACGCCTCCGCCCTCGCGTGGCGGGCGCTGCGCCTGCGGCTCACCGGCCGCCCGGCGCCGGTCGTGCGCAAGACCTGAGCCGGTCGTCGCGCACGGCACGCCCGCCAGCACCGAGAGGAGAAGGTCGATGGCAGCGACGAACACCCCATCACCGACCGCTGGCGTCAGGGCCGCGCTCGACGTGCGCTCCCTCTCCGACGGGCTCTCGCAGATCTTCTTCCAGCGCAACGTGTGGACAGGCCTGCTCATCCTGCTCGCCTTCCTCGTGGCCGACTGGCGGATGGCGCTGCTGGTCGTGATCGGCACCGTCGCGGCGACCGTCACGGGCGCGGTCATGGGCGCGCAGGACGTGCGGCTCGGGATGCAGGGGTTCTGCGGCGCGCTGCTCGGCGCCGCCGTCTACACCGCGCTGGGCTCGCAGGGCTGGGCCTACCCGATCGCCGTGCTCGGCGGCATCCTGTGCGCGCCCGTGACCCGGTTCTTCGTGTGGCTGTTCGCCACCCGTCCGCTCGCCCGGTTCGCGCTGCCGGCCACCACGGCGCCGTTCTGCGTGGTCGCCGGCATCATGCACGCCACCACCACAGGACTGCAGGTCAGGTCGCCAGCCGTGCACGTCGTGGAGGACGCCGGCGCGGCCTACCTGCAGTCGCTGCTGACCAACGTGTCCGAGGTCGTCCTGATCAGCAGCGTGTGGTCCGGCGCGCTGATCCTGCTGGGCCTGTTCGTGGCGTCGTGGAAGGTCGGCCTGGCAGCGGTGATGGGCAGCGCGGTCGGCAGCCTGTGCGCGCTCGCCCTGGGCTGGGCCGACGCCGACGTCGCCGAGGGCCTGGCCGGCTACTCGGGCGTGCTGACCGCGATCGCGCTGTCCGTCGTGTTCCTCCGCAGCACCGTCGCGTCCTGGCTGTACGCGGTCCTCGGCACGGCGGTGACGGCGGTCGTCACCCTCGCGCTCAACGACGCGACCGACGCCCCGCACTACACCTGGCCCTACATCCTGACGACCTGGGTGCTGCTCATCATCGCCACCGGCATCCGGCCCCTGCGGCGCCCCTGATCCGGGCGGGCGCGTCGCTCGCCGCCTGCCGCCCGTGCGAGAGCAGTCAGGCGGGCAGGTCGTCATCCCGCAGCCCGAAGACCTGGAGCGACTCCACTGGTCCGGGCGCGTCGGTGAGGGCGCCCACCTGCCGGCGGGAGCGCCGCGAGTACACCACCCGCGCGAGCTCGTAGTCGTCGGCGTCGAGGCGGACGTGGGCGCCTGCCGGGCCCAGCGCCCACCGGTTCTCGGTCGTCACGAGGACGCCCTCGGCGCCGCGGACCGCGCCGAGGTGACGCACCGTGTGTGCCAGTAGCGCCCGCCATGCGTCCTCGGGCTGGCGTGGCCGGCCCAGCGCCTCGAGCAGGTCGGCCTCGTGGACGATCAGGTCCCACACCGGAGTCGGCGACGCGGAGCCGTAGACGCCATCCGGGACGGCCGCGGCCGCGTCCGCGAGTTGCGCGGCGAGCGCGGCCGTGGTCCGCGACGACCCTTCGGCGACGTGTCGGGCCGTCCACGCGGGACCTGGCGCTCCGTCCATCCGCCCGGACACCACGTCCGTCGCAGCGCCTGCCAGGTGCGCGAGCAGGTCGTGTGCCGACCAGCCGGGCGTCGCTGGGACGGGCGTCGCGGCGCCTTCCGGGTCGAGGCCCTGCGCGAGCAGCACCAGACGATCGACCGCTCTCGCATAGGCGGAGCGGAGCGCGAGCGCCCGGGGATGGGTGGGGTCTGCGGTGAGGCTCACGTGGCTCCCGGAATGCGGCTCTGTCGGCACACCTCGAAGTGCTCGTCCGCCTCTTCCCAGGACGACGCCCCCATGATGTACACGTGCGTCGTGGTAAGTGGATCACGCAGGGAATGCCGCGCGCCAGCAACCGACCGAGTAGTTCTTCGTCCGGGCCGACGACGCCGCGCGCGGGGGGGCATGCATGCGGATCCAGGGACACAGCTTGCGGTTCATCGTCGGCGCGCGGCTGCGGGGCATACGCCCGCTGGTGGGCCTTCCGGCGCGCACGCAAGCCACGGCCGTGGCAGGACCAGTACGGCGCCGGCTCCCGCTGAGGAAGCCCGGCAGCGCTGTCCAGCCCGGCTATCCCGCCCGACGGCGACCCTCTGTCGGCGCCGCGGAGAGTCGGAGCCACACGATCAGCGCGGCTCCCCAGATCACGAAGAGCGGGTCCCACAGCAGCGCGTGACCGACCATCGCCTGTTCGTCATATCCACCGTCGGGGGTCACCACCCCGAGGAGGACGGCGCTGCTGACGGCGACGTTGACACCCCCGTAGACGACGAGGAAGGCCCCTCCCACCCAGCAGGCGGCCCGCCAGAACCGGGTCCCGGGCAGCCGATCGCGTGCGACGCCCACCGGGATCAGCGCGGCCAGTGCCTTGACGACGGCGATGGCGCCCAGCAGCAGGCCCGCTCGGACGGGCGATCGGTCGACGGCTCTGACGGCCCAGTCGCCGAC
The sequence above is a segment of the Cellulomonas chengniuliangii genome. Coding sequences within it:
- a CDS encoding fluoride efflux transporter FluC, which translates into the protein MASDSGHTARTSRRTALRWSGLGLVMVGGILGVAAREGLTLAVPNVDDVPVVIPVVNLLSAFVLGYLYEGLARAAPGAALTGRLKLLIGTGFCGGLSTYSSLATDTAVLLDHDRAGIAVLYALGTVIVGALATLAGIALGARLHPHEPDEDELRHIEGHAQAAASPGGRS
- the ureA gene encoding urease subunit gamma, whose translation is MDLTPRELDKLYVYQVADLARRRRERGTKLNVSEVQALVSEAILEAARDGKSVAECMELGKHVVSEHDCMPGVRQRIALLQVEATFPDGSKLVSCHDPVSV
- a CDS encoding sirohydrochlorin chelatase, encoding MSTPQARLVLVGGHESRQGADLERLPALLPGAVVTAPGRPLHDRVRALLGSAGGPVAVLPMTWGRDPVAVADTARTLQWLASGDARGRVVLCEPFGTIDHLVALLRTAAARTAAAQSDAALVIAAPKADPFDDAELHRVAHLVRTHGAGLEVGVACVGADPDLAAAVGRARLLGADSVVVVPAGFAASSPVPAALDGASFYGPLLSDQAVARIVTERVAAAAHGLEHGRDGIAEGLEADHGHGYAHSHEVVPGSGGHGHPHGHSHSHEHPHQHPQDGATAFAPVAPGPARADASASARQ
- a CDS encoding urease subunit beta, translating into MLGTPKYHHNNEDIEINANRAKVTLQVANTGDRAIQIGSHFHFFEVNRALRFDREKAYGMHLDLPAGTGVRIEAGDTREVTLAAYGGGRRVIGFNNLVDGGLDSRQTRLDAMRRLAEGEFQNGAPATQPSDASHEGDH
- the ureC gene encoding urease subunit alpha — translated: MAILSRKQYTDLFGPTRGDRVHLADSNLVIEIEKDYNEGHYGDEIVYGGGKTARDGMGADPLATAPQGVLDLVITNAIILDPVLGVVKGDIGVKDGKIAAIGKSGNPHLQDGVDPRLVVGTGTEFISGEHLIATAGAIDPHVHYISPQQADAAISNGITTLFGGGTGPSDATNGVTTTPGAWYLHRMIEAAEDSPVSMGFYGKGNGSLPDALIEQITAGAAGLKVHEDFGATPAALSDALSVADEYDIQVAVHTDSLNESGFVEDTISAINGRTIHTFHTEGAGGGHAPDIMKIASYGNVLPSSTNPTLPYTVNSVDELLDMVMVCHHLSHDIPEDVAFADSRVRAETISAETVLQDEGVISMFSSDSQAMGRIGETFTRCFQTAHHNKDKRGRLAEDTERHDNFRVLRYLAKLTINPAITCGISDYYGSLEPGKLADIVLWPVGSFAAKPKMVIKGGVIKWALMGDPNASLPTPQPVLYRPMFGSFGRAQQSTRVTFMSQAAIDAGVPELLGLRSTVLPVRRTRQLGKAHMLRNDKAPVINVDPETYKVTLDGVPAHIEPAKSLPMTQLFFLA
- a CDS encoding urease accessory protein UreF, producing the protein MPTTDLHALLVSLQLSDSAFPSGFYTMSHGLEGFSQAGLVDKGGVEGLLRGLLLHSVGPGDGTALARAHEAAAAGDWDRVRQVDHLLHATKLNAEMRRASVRSGHQLTDVAVAAIGGPVLAEWARILAAKESPGCQPVATAVAYAAAGIGTAQAVASDLSAFAVSVLGAALRLRLADHRQVQVTLHAVGPVIAQAAEEAVARDLADMGGCVPMADVMSAQHERAEARLFTS
- a CDS encoding urease accessory protein UreD — translated: MSADVMTEPEEAPAYGGRRLQPAHYEPEHVPVEVARYAGVPDMLPTGSPGKVGILELAFARTDNGTELVAHYQKSPLQIMRPLYYDPLRQDMPYVYLMSTGAGILQGDRLRTDLAFGPGTSAHVTTTAQTRVLRMEQDYAVAQVNIDAAEHAYLEYLPEPVVLFRDSRLYQRTSLTVAESATVVVGETLVAGRLARGERHRYAALAADLEIRRPDGTCLAVDRVRLTPTEQGTGGLAVLDDHDVLAMLYVVTPLASAADLADLLHAELAGAEDVVLGVSALPGEVGVWVRILGDATTPVAHASALAWRALRLRLTGRPAPVVRKT
- a CDS encoding urea transporter; protein product: MAATNTPSPTAGVRAALDVRSLSDGLSQIFFQRNVWTGLLILLAFLVADWRMALLVVIGTVAATVTGAVMGAQDVRLGMQGFCGALLGAAVYTALGSQGWAYPIAVLGGILCAPVTRFFVWLFATRPLARFALPATTAPFCVVAGIMHATTTGLQVRSPAVHVVEDAGAAYLQSLLTNVSEVVLISSVWSGALILLGLFVASWKVGLAAVMGSAVGSLCALALGWADADVAEGLAGYSGVLTAIALSVVFLRSTVASWLYAVLGTAVTAVVTLALNDATDAPHYTWPYILTTWVLLIIATGIRPLRRP
- a CDS encoding maleylpyruvate isomerase N-terminal domain-containing protein, yielding MSLTADPTHPRALALRSAYARAVDRLVLLAQGLDPEGAATPVPATPGWSAHDLLAHLAGAATDVVSGRMDGAPGPAWTARHVAEGSSRTTAALAAQLADAAAAVPDGVYGSASPTPVWDLIVHEADLLEALGRPRQPEDAWRALLAHTVRHLGAVRGAEGVLVTTENRWALGPAGAHVRLDADDYELARVVYSRRSRRQVGALTDAPGPVESLQVFGLRDDDLPA
- a CDS encoding DUF3995 domain-containing protein, yielding MAAPRASAANAAVLVACGAGLVHAASSLYWALGGRWLLPTVGDWAVRAVDRSPVRAGLLLGAIAVVKALAALIPVGVARDRLPGTRFWRAACWVGGAFLVVYGGVNVAVSSAVLLGVVTPDGGYDEQAMVGHALLWDPLFVIWGAALIVWLRLSAAPTEGRRRAG